From the genome of Pelmatolapia mariae isolate MD_Pm_ZW linkage group LG12, Pm_UMD_F_2, whole genome shotgun sequence, one region includes:
- the slc35d2 gene encoding nucleotide sugar transporter SLC35D2, with translation MSLEPCEETVEHSALLKLLSALFYAGSSLLITVVNKTVLTTFRFPSYLCLGIGQMITTVIVLYAAKKSKTVQFQDFDKNVLLKIFPLPLLYVGNHVTGLASTKKLSLPMFTVLRKFTILMTMILEAYILRKTFPKRLVYSVVTIVFGAMIAASSDLAFDVEGYTFILLNDAFTAASGVYTKKKLGDKGLGKYGVLFYNALIIVIPTVLASAFTGDLHKAVTFEDWVKGAFVFCFLMSCLMGFVLMYSIVLCSHYNSALTTTVVGAVKNVAVAYIGMFVGGDYLFSWTNFLGLSICMSGGLMYSYMTFNNKKPSGSDTEGAQKLKLQISEESAGKYSVV, from the exons ATGTCTTTGGAACCCTGTGAAGAAACTGTGGAACACTCCGCTTTGCTCAAACTTCTCTCTGCACTGTTTTATGCCGGAAGTTCGTTGCTTATTACCGTAGTGAACAAAACCGTGTTGACAACTTTCAG ATTTCCCTCCTACTTGTGTCTGGGAATTGGACAG ATGATCACCACTGTTATTGTTCTTTATGCGGCCAAAAAGAGCAAAACGGTGCAGTTTCAAGATTTCGACAAGAATGTTCTCTTAAAA ATTTTCCCCCTCCCTTTGCTGTACGTTGGGAACCATGTTACAGGCCTGGCAAGCACCAAAAAACTCAG TTTACCCATGTTTACAGTTTTGCGGAAATTCACTATATTGATGACAATGATCTTGGAAGCGTATATACTAAG AAAAACATTTCCAAAGCGTCTTGTGTACAGTGTTGTGACCATAGTATTTGGTGCTATGATTGCTGCAAG TTCAGACCTGGCCTTTGATGTGGAGGGCTATACATTCATCCTGCTTAATGATGCATTCACTGCTGCCAGTGGAGTGTACACCAAGAAGAAACTTGGTGATAAG GGTCTTGGGAAGTATGGGGTCCTGTTTTACAATGCATTAATAATTGTCATTCCTACTGTCTTGGCAAGTGCGTTTACTGGAGATTTACACAAG GCAGTCACATTTGAAGACTGGGTGAAAGGcgcatttgtcttttgtttcctTATGTCATGCTTAATGGG GTTCGTGCTGATGTATTCCATCGTCCTCTGCAGCCATTATAACTCAGCACTTACAACCACAGTAGTTGGGGCAGTAAAG AATGTTGCAGTGGCCTATATTGGCATGTTTGTGGGTGGAGACTACCTGTTCTCTTGGACTAATTTCCTGGGCCTCAGCATTTG TATGTCAGGTGGACTAATGTACTCATATATGACCTTCAACAACAAGAAACCATCTGGAAGTGACACAGAAGGAGCACAAAAGCTGAAGCTTCAGATCTCCGAGGAATCAGCAGGAAAGTACTCTGTCGTCTAA